The proteins below are encoded in one region of Deinococcus aquaedulcis:
- a CDS encoding flagellar assembly protein T N-terminal domain-containing protein, producing MSGQALITGTPAAARQAALNDAVRTAIEQVLGAYISASSTLRNTDEFEQLQQRLIKRADGFGRVVQVLSENQQGGTYTVTVRVAVARPSLEQELKTFLTQKGDPRILVVIPEQVLRRVVPDPAAETEVQRALIAAGYRVVDLTQTQHNTVRDTLRGGSVSPQARSELATRYQADLLVTGEAFAEEYGAVLGQRAYTARLELKVIDLATGQILFSDAFTGAATAATDAVAGKSALQSVAQIAAPALPAALLGWLSGSGKTAGRTFTVRFQNVPNFRVLNDTLATLRGSAGVQAALNRQFDAAGALAEVEYSGAPEDLAQLLEDLGLTVTGLSAGELTVTFR from the coding sequence GTGAGTGGGCAGGCCCTCATCACCGGCACGCCTGCGGCGGCCAGGCAGGCCGCGCTCAATGACGCGGTCCGCACCGCCATTGAGCAGGTCCTGGGGGCTTATATCAGCGCCTCAAGTACCCTGCGTAATACCGACGAGTTTGAGCAGCTTCAGCAGCGTCTGATCAAACGTGCTGACGGGTTTGGCCGTGTGGTGCAGGTCCTCAGTGAGAACCAGCAGGGTGGCACCTACACCGTGACGGTCCGCGTGGCCGTGGCGCGGCCCAGCCTGGAGCAGGAACTCAAGACCTTCCTGACTCAGAAAGGTGACCCCCGCATCCTGGTGGTGATTCCCGAGCAGGTGCTGCGCCGCGTTGTCCCTGATCCGGCGGCAGAAACGGAAGTGCAGCGCGCGCTGATCGCCGCGGGCTACCGCGTCGTGGATCTTACCCAGACTCAGCACAACACGGTGCGCGATACCCTGCGGGGCGGGTCCGTCTCCCCACAGGCGCGCAGTGAACTCGCCACCCGCTATCAGGCGGACCTGCTCGTCACCGGCGAGGCGTTTGCCGAGGAGTACGGCGCAGTTCTGGGTCAACGCGCCTACACTGCGCGCCTCGAACTCAAGGTGATTGACCTCGCTACGGGCCAGATCCTCTTCAGTGACGCGTTCACAGGTGCCGCCACAGCCGCCACCGACGCGGTGGCCGGAAAGAGTGCCTTGCAGAGCGTGGCGCAGATTGCCGCTCCAGCCCTACCGGCAGCGCTGCTTGGTTGGCTCAGTGGGAGTGGCAAAACGGCCGGGCGGACATTCACGGTGCGCTTTCAGAACGTCCCGAATTTCCGGGTTTTGAATGACACGCTGGCCACCCTGCGGGGGAGCGCTGGCGTACAGGCCGCGCTCAACCGTCAGTTTGACGCGGCGGGGGCACTTGCCGAAGTCGAGTACAGCGGTGCTCCCGAGGACCTCGCGCAGCTGCTCGAGGATCTTGGCCTCACCGTCACTGGCCTGAGTGCCGGCGAACTCACTGTCACCTTCCGTTAG